The nucleotide window tttgctgctgaagtttggatttctcctccggctgatctacactctgttgcagcctggatcaTTCAAACTCGCATCAACGCAGATgcacatgctactccagtcatcaagctctactttcagtcagccatctacctgctgtggaaagagcgtaatgctcgtgtgttcacaactgtctcctcaccttcatcagtcatccttgcctctctcgaccgtatgatgtgtgaccgtctcctctcttacccggtaagttcttctttctcctcttctctgcttctttttatctttcttgtataagactttcttaaggttttttttactttgagttgttgttggttgtttttgtttccttgttgtaataaattgtttaaaaacaacagtgtaacctttcagaaaatgataatcttaacatcttaccaaaaaaaaaacaaatgttaacttatttatgtgaatatatattttattttaaatcattatagtggacgaagaaagtaccataatttgtacaacaaattttcttagattcacctcatcgtACTCAcaattttaccattttaattacataattttacatgagcttttTCACCCTCTcctgttattttctttttatttataactacaatataaagttataaactatatatattataaattaataatttattttttcttgaagtctaacgattaaaaatagaacataattcaatatagatatatgattctattaataaattagtagttacaaatttgaaatatttagaaatatcaaaaattgtatgttagttaattatcttataaatgacaaatatttctaattatttttggaTGAAAATATTTTGGGTGAGCTGGATAATcctaaaaaatttgaattttgtcCCGGACGACGGTCCCTCACGTTTTGGAATTACTCGTATTGTTCAAAGATGTATGAAAAGACTTATTAAAAGAGAGGAGAGGACCATTAACATGTCATTTCAGTTTTCAGCCCACAAAGCCAGCCATGAGACACCCTTCTTCTAATATGAATTACAATTATTACAAAACTCCAAAATTACAATTTAATTTGGTGGGTCCAATTGCCGTTTCAATCTTTGTAAATCTGTCTATTGACTTGCTCCAAATAAGACACGATTCACagcttttttgtttgttgagtTTCAGTTTTTCTGTTTGTATTCAGACATAACATAGACATGTAAGAAAAACATATCTCTATctctatctctatctctctttcaTTTCTCTTGGCCGTAGTTTGTAATGTAGTAGATCTTATGGTTCATTCAATCAGTCGCAATAGCCAAGTGGGAACAGCATCTAGGGTGTGTGTTTGTATTCAATACATTAATCAACTTGTAAGTTTTGTCTAAGAATGTCCACATTGCATGCGATTCATTggtataatttcaattttttattaattaattaatgggTTTGTATGGGTACATTTTTGGAGATACAGCAGATTCGTGAATTATGATCATATAAAAGATTTGATACCTCTCTTAACGACACAGTGATTGTTATACTTCCTTAAacagttttgttttaatataaaaaaaaacttctgaACTTAAGAAGCCTTTTTAATTAAGTTTTCCCATAATAGTTTTGAACGCTTGAAGtatgatatttttgaaaatgttcttTTGTAAATATTCCTAGGTTCTTCAAATATATATGCGTTTCGTAAGTAACATACATTTTATCCACTATCCAGTAACTGTCTGTAACAGAAGAAGCGGCAAAACGAAGGTTGAATACTTGAATGTGATATAACTTATAAGTTACAAAGGCAGTGCCCCTCTAAGTTTCTTCGTGGGGACCAAACTTTCAGCTAAACAACAACATCCTACTATGTGACTCCTATATCTTTTAGTTGTGTACTGTCTTTTTATGAACTGGACCTTCTTATCGTTtataacaacaacaataaaaGAAGATTTCTCCTATCGTTGAAAGTTTCTTTAATGTATAACCCTTACTTTCTTAACCTGTTTTATGTAGCACCTCTACATATCTCGTAAGAGAGCActtccaaacaaaaaaaaacttctttgaAATTTCTACCAATACTTTATTAACTTGTTTTGTAGTAGCTTAGATAATCATATTATAGCCACttccaaacaaaaaaacgtcTTTGAAATTATCCATCTTACCAAAATGTTAAGCGCCGCGAGTAGTGACATTTCTTATGTACCACATATGTAAATCAATATTGGCTCGTTGATAATGACAGATTGTTGTTAGAAAGGGTTAGACAAAATGaatcttaagaaaaaaaatccagTTCTTAATGGAATTTGGTATGTTTGGTTTGGCTTGATTGCACTGAAATTGGTATCAGATCAGTTTTTCCCTTTGTTCCACAAGACTTTGTAAGTGCAACGGTGGTGGTGATGTATTAATGGTTAAAGAAAATCGGCTCAGTTATGACTTTGAGTTACATTCGTTCGTTGATCAGTTTCGGTTTAAGAGATACTATATGTACAAACTATAGTATCTTCTAACAATAAAAATGACTCACATTATGATTACCAGATAATATATACATCAGCTCTATCCAGACAAGAAAGTCACATTATTGGTTTTCCGGTGCACATACCAAGTCCAGAAAGCACAATTAAGtgcaaaaaacaaaacttctgTCGTTGCAGAAGAAAGAAAACTTACAAAAACTTCAgcttctttaaaataaaaagctaAAGTGAGATATAACAGGATTATTCAGTAATTCACACCTAATGGTGAGTTCATAGCAGAAACAGCAAGGGAAGCTCTCTTAACGAATCTTCCTTTCATTCTAGGTCTTTTCTCTGCATTCAGTTTACGTACTTCGTACCTTATCTTCTTCGAAAACAATCTCGTCCTCCTCTTCTCCCTGTACCTCGAGACTCTAGCTTCTCTTCCTCCATCCCCAAACCCACTCGAGGGTAAACATACACCAACGTGATGCTTCTGCTGACTTTCTCTAACATTTCCCCCCTTAAAACACACGCAAATTCAACTTTAGTTTGTTAGGATTCACTTGGACCTaagttaatatataaatatagctATCAGCGAAACTCACTTTAGATTAATAAAGAATGAGTTTATATAACATACCATGGAAACAAATGGCCAATTGCTGATGTCTATGTCACGTTCTGGGGGCTCTCCTGATGTCCACGGTGGACATTGGCCTCCCCAAGTTGATATCACCGAGTCATAGTTTAATCTCAGCATCAGAACATTCTTTTGCTCTTCCTCCTTCACCTTTACACATTCACCACTACCTTCAATATTCTTTATTACCTCTTCTTCGTATGTGTTGTGTGACTCGTAATCAAAGCTCAGCTCAAACGGCGCCGTTGCATCTCGGTCATCATCGCATATTCCAATGTTCATATCTTTTGTTTCCTcctctttttctattttaaacatttcttTATTAGATAATCCTAGTTCCTCCATGGCATAAGACTCTGTGTCTAGCCCGCGACCGAGGAGAGTCTCCACGTCAGCAGCGTACTCTTCGAGCTCCATGTCGGTCGGGAAAAAACCATTTAAACAACTCTCGGCGTTGTCTTCGTCCTCCTGATCATCCATCATTACACCACTTCTCATAATAGGAAACTCGATCTTGGCCTCCACGACATCGTTTAAGATTTGCTCGGCCACCGTTGGATCAAGAACCGGCACTTGACAGATCAGCTGTTCTTCGAGCTCACAGCTCTCCGTCTGGTCCTCAACACTAATCTCGGGGACCAAATCATGAAATATCGACAAATTATTCTTCTTACCAGAGCCACGTGGAGTACGAGGTTTACGAGTGAACCCGTGATGCCACGTTGCAGCCTCATGCGGAGGAGAAGAAGGTGAGTGGTTGTGGTTGTGGTTGCTATGCTTTGAGGCAGACTTCAAAAGAACTCTCTCGTGCCGGCGAGCGAGAAGATTCGCTGAGTGGACCAAAGTGTCGCAAGATTGGCATAGGAAAGCATCGTCGGCGGCGCAGTACCACCGTGCCCGCCTCTTCACGCAGCTGTCGCAGGCCCTCGCCGTCTTAGCACCAACAGCACTCGCCAAACTTTTCATCTTTTCACAAGATCGAAAAAACAGCAAGAGAGCACGAGGGGTTTGATTGAGAGCTCAGCTTCAGTAGTTGAATATTTTCTCAAATGATTACTCTCTACAAAAAGTTATACTCCCGCATGAAGTGCGCTCTCCTTTGTCAGTTGATTTTTAAGTAATGAAAAAATTTATGTACTTTTTTTGGGTGTTTATGTCTTCAAATGGGACCCATCTGAAGGCCTTATCTAGATTTTGATTGGTTGAGTTCTGAATATGATCCTTGTAATAGTGTTTTCATTGGTCAGATTCTTTATCCAATGGATTTCTTGTGTGGTCCTACTTGTTgccttatttttcttcttctctattcTCTATTCCTTGTGCAACCCTGAATGCATTTTTCGGAATAAAAT belongs to Brassica rapa cultivar Chiifu-401-42 chromosome A07, CAAS_Brap_v3.01, whole genome shotgun sequence and includes:
- the LOC103829157 gene encoding zinc finger protein CONSTANS-LIKE 16; protein product: MKSLASAVGAKTARACDSCVKRRARWYCAADDAFLCQSCDTLVHSANLLARRHERVLLKSASKHSNHNHNHSPSSPPHEAATWHHGFTRKPRTPRGSGKKNNLSIFHDLVPEISVEDQTESCELEEQLICQVPVLDPTVAEQILNDVVEAKIEFPIMRSGVMMDDQEDEDNAESCLNGFFPTDMELEEYAADVETLLGRGLDTESYAMEELGLSNKEMFKIEKEEETKDMNIGICDDDRDATAPFELSFDYESHNTYEEEVIKNIEGSGECVKVKEEEQKNVLMLRLNYDSVISTWGGQCPPWTSGEPPERDIDISNWPFVSMGGNVRESQQKHHVGVCLPSSGFGDGGREARVSRYREKRRTRLFSKKIRYEVRKLNAEKRPRMKGRFVKRASLAVSAMNSPLGVNY